Proteins encoded within one genomic window of Bradyrhizobium sp. 186:
- a CDS encoding DUF2065 domain-containing protein: MRSIAFADFLIGLGILFVLEGLMFAASPSWMRKAMKSALTTPDHVLRAVGIASAVIGLILIWVMRRPI; encoded by the coding sequence ATGAGGTCCATTGCGTTCGCCGACTTCCTCATCGGCTTGGGCATCCTGTTCGTGCTGGAAGGCTTGATGTTCGCGGCAAGTCCGAGCTGGATGCGCAAGGCGATGAAGAGCGCGCTTACCACGCCTGACCATGTCCTGCGGGCGGTGGGGATCGCTTCGGCCGTCATCGGCCTGATCCTGATCTGGGTTATGCGGCGGCCCATTTAG